The proteins below are encoded in one region of Streptomyces roseirectus:
- a CDS encoding protein kinase family protein has product MADRSTAAVDVAANGGDQPPTAQADESTADGVAQNRERDTDSDEVQGSDGTERPGKTSAPELHSGHKLARRYRLEECVTRLDGFSSWRAVDEKLRRAVGVHILPAEHARARSVLAAARSAALLGDPRFVQVLDAVEENDLVYVVHEWLPDATELTALLAAGPLEPHDAYQMVSQLAAAMAAAHREGLSHLRLTPGTVLRTSTGQWRIRGLAVNAALRGITSDTPQRTDTEAIGALLYAALTQRWPYENDAHGLAGLPKDIGLIAPDQVRAHVHRGLSELAMRALVNDGATASRHEAACTTPEELVKAIGEMPRIRPPEPVFAAPPDYQRTTYQQGTYGRPAPHPGVTQPVPTPPPPLQTRTGKAMKWAVSALLITALGLGSWQLAEVLLDKNDDTKQSQTTDGGDKPSAAPKPVKTLTVEDAAEYYPDGKPQHPEDVGLTYDKKASTYWRTYTFTGGPGLAPFKQGVGIVYDLGSEQEVSGASIELLYGGDRTTGALYATDSLSSSTPLSSMTKIADKKTTSTELTFSAKTPVKTRYVLVWLTALPYSGQDQYNGAGYKQAITNVKFTG; this is encoded by the coding sequence GTGGCGGATCGGAGCACGGCTGCCGTCGACGTGGCAGCGAACGGTGGCGACCAGCCGCCGACCGCACAGGCGGACGAGTCCACGGCCGACGGCGTGGCCCAGAACCGGGAGCGGGACACGGACAGCGACGAGGTACAGGGGAGTGACGGGACGGAGCGTCCCGGGAAGACCTCGGCACCGGAGCTGCACAGCGGCCACAAGCTCGCCAGACGGTACCGTCTCGAAGAGTGCGTCACCCGTCTGGACGGGTTCAGCAGTTGGCGCGCGGTCGACGAGAAACTGCGGCGCGCCGTCGGCGTCCACATCCTGCCCGCCGAGCACGCGCGAGCCCGGTCCGTGCTGGCCGCCGCCCGCTCCGCCGCCCTCCTCGGCGACCCGCGCTTCGTGCAGGTGCTGGACGCCGTCGAGGAGAACGACCTCGTCTACGTCGTCCACGAGTGGCTGCCCGACGCGACCGAGCTGACCGCGCTGCTGGCCGCCGGGCCGCTGGAGCCGCACGACGCGTACCAGATGGTCAGTCAGCTCGCCGCGGCGATGGCCGCCGCCCACCGCGAGGGCCTGTCCCACCTGCGGCTCACGCCGGGCACCGTGCTGCGCACCTCGACCGGGCAGTGGCGTATCCGCGGCCTCGCGGTCAACGCGGCGCTGCGCGGCATCACCTCCGACACCCCGCAGCGCACCGACACCGAGGCGATCGGCGCCCTGCTGTACGCGGCGCTCACCCAGCGCTGGCCGTACGAGAACGACGCGCACGGCCTGGCCGGGCTGCCCAAGGACATCGGTCTGATCGCGCCCGACCAGGTCCGCGCCCATGTCCACCGGGGCCTGTCCGAGCTGGCGATGCGGGCCCTCGTCAACGACGGCGCGACCGCCTCCCGGCACGAGGCCGCGTGCACGACGCCGGAGGAACTGGTCAAGGCGATCGGCGAGATGCCGCGCATCCGCCCGCCGGAGCCGGTCTTCGCCGCGCCCCCGGACTACCAGCGCACCACCTACCAGCAGGGCACGTACGGCCGCCCCGCGCCGCACCCCGGCGTCACCCAGCCGGTCCCGACGCCGCCTCCCCCGCTCCAGACCCGCACCGGCAAGGCCATGAAGTGGGCGGTCTCCGCCCTCCTCATCACCGCCCTCGGCCTCGGCAGCTGGCAGCTCGCGGAAGTCCTGCTCGACAAGAACGACGACACCAAGCAGTCCCAGACGACCGACGGCGGCGACAAGCCGAGCGCGGCCCCGAAGCCGGTCAAGACGCTCACCGTCGAGGACGCCGCCGAGTACTACCCGGACGGCAAGCCGCAGCACCCGGAGGACGTGGGGCTGACCTACGACAAGAAGGCGTCCACGTACTGGCGGACGTACACCTTCACCGGCGGCCCCGGCCTCGCCCCGTTCAAGCAGGGCGTCGGCATCGTCTACGACCTCGGGTCCGAGCAGGAGGTGTCGGGCGCGTCGATAGAGCTTCTGTACGGCGGCGACCGCACGACCGGTGCCCTGTACGCGACCGACTCCCTCTCCTCGTCGACGCCGCTCAGCTCGATGACGAAGATCGCCGACAAGAAGACCACCAGCACGGAACTGACGTTCTCCGCCAAGACCCCGGTGAAGACGCGGTACGTTCTCGTATGGCTGACGGCCCTGCCGTACTCGGGACAGGACCAGTACAACGGCGCCGGCTACAAGCAGGCCATAACCAACGTGAAGTTCACGGGCTGA
- the murJ gene encoding murein biosynthesis integral membrane protein MurJ, whose translation MNAPYDGDRGQAAGGSGHPEGPPPPEHGQVPQQPADTYLQDAFAQDPYRAQDLTAQDPVAEALYDRAAHPPPPPGTYPSQPLYGRPPQSPYAPDPQVWAQPPAPEPEGPTQYLPYGDDARSTQFVGVDDLVTHSGEERHEPDAFAHLFRDQQQGGTPRPAPGPQYQPPAPQFQKPAPVVSPGPVAPGPVDDRTMNLGTTVPEPAAAAEPAAPVASAPAAAAAKKGGKAAGLLKSSAVMAAGTMVSRLTGFVRSAMIVSALGVGLLGDTFQVAYQLPTMIYILTVGGGLNSVFVPQLVRAMKEDEDGGEAFANRLLTLVMVALGALTVASVFGAPLLIRLLSDPVASDPAANEVGVTFVQYFLPSIFFMGIHVVMGQILNARGKFGAMMWTPVLNNIVIIVTLGTFIWVYGTAADSGMEVTNIPPEGQRLLGVGILLGLVVQALAMVPYLRETGFRMRLRFDWKGHGLGKAVTLAKWTFLFVLANQAGALVVSQLSTMAGKESPVDGTGLAAYANAQLIWGLPQAIITVSLMAALLPRLARSAAESDAGAVRDDISQGLRTTAVAIVPIAFGFLALGIPMCTLIFGSSGTSSATNMGFMLMAFGLGLIPYSVQYVVLRAFYAYEDTRTPFYNTVIVAVVNAGASALCYFVLPARWAVIGMAAAYGLAYAIGVGVAWARLRKRLGGDLDGARVLRTYARLCIASVPAALLSGAACYGIGHTLGQGVLGSFAALIVGGAVLLGIFFLAARRMRIEELNSLVGMVRGRLGR comes from the coding sequence ATGAACGCGCCGTACGACGGTGACCGCGGCCAGGCCGCGGGCGGCTCGGGCCACCCCGAGGGCCCGCCGCCTCCCGAGCACGGCCAGGTGCCGCAGCAGCCCGCCGACACGTACCTCCAGGACGCCTTCGCCCAGGACCCCTACCGCGCGCAGGACCTCACCGCGCAGGACCCGGTCGCCGAAGCGCTCTACGACCGCGCCGCGCACCCCCCGCCGCCCCCCGGCACCTACCCCTCGCAGCCGCTCTACGGCCGCCCCCCGCAGTCGCCGTACGCCCCCGACCCCCAGGTCTGGGCCCAGCCCCCGGCACCCGAGCCGGAGGGCCCGACGCAGTACCTGCCGTACGGCGACGACGCGCGCAGCACGCAGTTCGTGGGCGTGGACGACCTCGTCACGCACTCCGGCGAGGAGCGGCACGAGCCCGACGCGTTCGCGCACCTCTTCCGCGACCAGCAGCAGGGCGGCACCCCGCGCCCCGCGCCGGGCCCGCAGTACCAGCCGCCCGCGCCGCAGTTCCAGAAGCCCGCCCCCGTCGTGTCCCCCGGCCCCGTCGCTCCCGGCCCGGTGGACGACCGGACGATGAACCTCGGCACGACGGTCCCCGAGCCGGCCGCCGCTGCCGAACCCGCCGCACCCGTCGCCTCCGCCCCCGCTGCCGCTGCCGCGAAGAAGGGCGGCAAGGCGGCCGGCCTGCTGAAGTCCAGCGCGGTCATGGCGGCCGGCACGATGGTCTCCCGCCTCACCGGCTTCGTCCGCTCCGCGATGATCGTCTCGGCGCTCGGCGTCGGCCTCCTCGGCGACACCTTCCAGGTCGCCTACCAGCTCCCGACGATGATCTACATCCTGACCGTCGGCGGCGGCCTCAACTCCGTCTTCGTCCCGCAGCTCGTGCGCGCGATGAAGGAGGACGAGGACGGCGGCGAGGCGTTCGCCAACCGGCTGCTGACCCTCGTCATGGTCGCCCTCGGCGCGCTCACCGTCGCCTCGGTCTTCGGCGCGCCCCTGCTGATCCGCCTGCTGTCCGACCCCGTCGCCAGCGACCCGGCGGCCAACGAGGTCGGCGTCACGTTCGTCCAGTACTTCCTGCCCTCGATCTTCTTCATGGGCATCCACGTCGTGATGGGCCAGATCCTCAACGCGCGCGGCAAGTTCGGCGCGATGATGTGGACGCCGGTCCTCAACAACATCGTCATCATCGTGACCCTGGGCACGTTCATCTGGGTCTACGGCACCGCAGCCGACTCCGGCATGGAGGTCACGAACATCCCGCCGGAGGGCCAGCGCCTGCTGGGCGTCGGCATCCTGCTCGGCCTCGTCGTCCAGGCGCTCGCGATGGTCCCGTACCTGCGCGAGACCGGCTTCCGGATGCGGCTGCGGTTCGACTGGAAGGGCCACGGCCTCGGCAAGGCCGTCACGCTCGCCAAGTGGACGTTCCTGTTCGTCCTCGCCAACCAGGCGGGCGCGCTCGTCGTCTCCCAGCTCTCCACCATGGCCGGCAAGGAGTCGCCGGTCGACGGCACCGGTCTCGCCGCCTACGCCAACGCCCAGCTGATCTGGGGCCTGCCGCAGGCCATCATCACCGTCTCCCTGATGGCCGCGCTGCTGCCGCGCCTCGCGCGCTCGGCCGCCGAGTCGGACGCCGGCGCGGTCCGCGACGACATCTCGCAGGGCCTGCGCACCACGGCCGTCGCCATCGTCCCGATCGCCTTCGGCTTCCTCGCCCTGGGCATCCCGATGTGCACGCTGATCTTCGGCTCCTCGGGCACCTCGTCGGCCACCAACATGGGCTTCATGCTGATGGCGTTCGGCCTCGGCCTGATCCCCTACTCGGTGCAGTACGTCGTCCTGCGCGCCTTCTACGCGTACGAAGACACGCGCACGCCCTTCTACAACACGGTCATCGTCGCCGTGGTGAACGCGGGCGCATCGGCGCTGTGCTACTTCGTGCTGCCGGCCCGCTGGGCGGTGATCGGCATGGCCGCCGCGTACGGGCTGGCCTACGCGATCGGTGTCGGCGTCGCCTGGGCGCGGCTGCGCAAGCGGCTCGGCGGCGACCTCGACGGGGCGCGGGTGCTGCGGACGTACGCCAGGCTGTGCATCGCCTCGGTGCCGGCCGCGCTGCTCAGCGGCGCCGCCTGCTACGGCATCGGCCACACCCTCGGGCAGGGCGTCCTCGGGTCGTTCGCCGCGCTGATCGTCGGCGGCGCGGTCCTGCTCGGTATCTTCTTCCTCGCCGCGCGCCGGATGCGGATCGAGGAGCTGAACTCGCTGGTGGGCATGGTCCGCGGGCGACTGGGGCGCTGA
- a CDS encoding DUF6049 family protein translates to MAEAADNPRSTPSPARRRLRRTGALLAGAPLLAGLLLPAATAAQAAPEAPKEAGDAGTVAVSVDALTPNAPGDGDTLTVSGTVTNNGKQAVTDAHVDLRVGAALTTRSAIADVAKRSDAVSGATGDPVGGAYTAKFAKLTPGVAQPFTISVPVDKLDLGGDGVYPLGVTLSGETASQSWDQVLGARRTFLPWQPDAPDASTKTTVLWPLVSTVHVTAETGSNQQQTPVFRNDDLAAEIAPGGRLEQLVALGKALDVTWVIDPDLLASVDAMSGGYRVQADDDTTVAGTHQAQAKQFLAELQGAVSGKEVVALPFADPDLAALAHNGTNVTGSLSQLKAATDVAATTVETVLHVTPSTDFAWPVNGAVDPSIVKVATSAGADKVIARSDSLAETDGLSYTPSAARPIGGGTTAVVADYRLSTAFQGDLTNASSATLAVQNFLAQSLALTLQNDKQRSVVVAPQRMPTAAQAQALAKAVTALRGSTWSQPQGLAATSAVKPDPGATTTVPGRSAYPSALRKQELSKGAFQDIANTQGKLDNFKVILTDESRVVTPFGRAINREMSTSWRSRGSAASAYRQGVANHLKTLTDQVRLIDKSETKLSGRSATIPVTVQNSLVQGVDHLVLRLTSMNPTRLEIAGHDWDEQAVTVSGGHSTSVKFTTSANANGKATVVAQLFTQDGQPYGEEVVFDVRVTEITATVMLVIGGGFLLLVLAGFRMYTQRKRAVARAAEKAAEETAEADTAAEAAETAEESPARSGADDPQQASDGTPDTAAESTDPSGTGERVDR, encoded by the coding sequence GTGGCCGAGGCGGCAGACAACCCGAGGTCGACACCCTCACCTGCCCGCCGCCGGCTGCGGCGCACCGGAGCACTGCTCGCGGGGGCGCCCCTGCTGGCCGGGCTGCTGCTGCCCGCTGCCACGGCGGCGCAGGCCGCGCCCGAGGCGCCCAAGGAGGCGGGCGACGCCGGCACGGTCGCCGTCTCCGTCGACGCGCTCACACCGAACGCGCCGGGCGACGGCGACACGCTGACCGTCTCCGGCACGGTGACGAACAACGGCAAGCAGGCGGTCACCGACGCCCACGTCGATCTGCGCGTGGGCGCCGCGCTGACCACCCGCTCGGCGATCGCCGACGTCGCCAAGCGCTCCGACGCCGTGTCCGGCGCGACCGGCGACCCGGTGGGCGGCGCGTACACGGCGAAGTTCGCGAAGCTCACACCGGGCGTGGCCCAGCCGTTCACGATCAGCGTCCCGGTCGACAAGCTGGACCTCGGCGGCGACGGCGTCTACCCGCTGGGGGTCACGCTCTCCGGCGAGACCGCCTCCCAGTCCTGGGACCAGGTCCTCGGCGCGCGGCGGACGTTCCTGCCCTGGCAGCCCGACGCGCCGGACGCGAGCACGAAGACGACGGTCCTGTGGCCGCTGGTCTCCACCGTGCACGTGACGGCGGAGACGGGCTCGAACCAGCAGCAGACGCCGGTCTTCCGCAACGACGACCTCGCCGCCGAGATCGCCCCCGGCGGCCGGCTGGAGCAGCTGGTGGCCCTGGGCAAGGCCCTGGACGTCACCTGGGTGATCGACCCGGACCTGCTGGCCTCCGTCGACGCGATGAGCGGCGGCTACCGCGTCCAGGCCGACGACGACACCACCGTCGCGGGCACCCACCAGGCGCAGGCCAAGCAGTTCCTCGCCGAGCTGCAAGGCGCCGTGAGCGGCAAGGAGGTCGTCGCGCTGCCCTTCGCCGACCCCGACCTGGCCGCCCTCGCGCACAACGGCACGAACGTCACCGGTTCGCTGAGCCAGCTCAAGGCGGCCACCGACGTCGCCGCGACCACCGTCGAGACCGTGCTCCACGTGACGCCGAGCACCGACTTCGCGTGGCCGGTGAACGGCGCCGTCGACCCGTCGATCGTCAAGGTCGCCACCTCGGCGGGCGCCGACAAGGTGATCGCGCGCAGCGACAGCCTGGCGGAGACGGACGGGCTGTCGTACACGCCCTCGGCGGCCCGTCCGATCGGCGGCGGCACCACGGCGGTCGTCGCGGACTACCGGCTGTCGACGGCGTTCCAGGGCGACCTGACGAACGCCTCCTCGGCGACGCTCGCCGTGCAGAACTTCCTCGCGCAGAGCCTCGCGCTGACCCTCCAGAACGACAAGCAGCGCAGCGTCGTCGTCGCCCCGCAGCGGATGCCGACGGCGGCCCAGGCGCAGGCGCTGGCCAAGGCCGTGACGGCGCTCCGGGGGAGCACCTGGTCGCAGCCGCAGGGCCTCGCGGCGACCTCGGCGGTCAAGCCCGACCCGGGCGCCACGACGACGGTGCCGGGCAGGTCGGCGTACCCCTCGGCGCTGCGCAAGCAGGAGCTGTCCAAGGGCGCGTTCCAGGACATCGCGAACACGCAGGGCAAGCTCGACAACTTCAAGGTGATCCTGACCGACGAGTCGCGGGTCGTGACGCCGTTCGGGCGGGCCATAAACCGTGAGATGTCGACGTCGTGGCGCAGCCGGGGCAGCGCGGCGAGCGCCTACCGGCAGGGTGTCGCGAACCATCTGAAGACCCTCACCGACCAGGTCAGGCTGATCGACAAGTCGGAGACGAAGCTCTCCGGGCGCAGCGCGACGATCCCCGTGACCGTGCAGAACAGCCTGGTGCAGGGCGTCGACCACCTGGTGCTGCGGCTGACGTCGATGAACCCGACGCGGCTTGAGATCGCCGGCCACGACTGGGACGAGCAGGCCGTCACGGTCTCCGGCGGGCACAGCACGAGCGTGAAGTTCACCACATCCGCCAACGCCAACGGCAAGGCGACGGTCGTCGCCCAGCTCTTCACCCAGGACGGGCAGCCGTACGGCGAAGAGGTCGTCTTCGACGTGCGGGTCACCGAGATCACGGCGACGGTCATGCTCGTCATCGGCGGCGGTTTCCTGCTCCTCGTGCTGGCGGGCTTCCGGATGTACACCCAGCGCAAGCGCGCGGTGGCCCGAGCGGCGGAAAAGGCGGCGGAGGAGACGGCGGAGGCGGACACCGCGGCGGAAGCGGCGGAGACCGCCGAGGAGTCCCCCGCCCGGTCCGGGGCAGACGACCCGCAGCAGGCGAGTGACGGGACACCGGACACCGCAGCGGAAAGCACGGACCCGTCCGGCACGGGTGAGAGAGTGGACCGTTGA
- a CDS encoding CCA tRNA nucleotidyltransferase, with protein MPNANKDNLDVAPVADDLARRFQEAGFSLALVGGSVRDALLGRLGNDLDFTTDARPEDVLKIVRPWADAVWEVGIAFGTVGAQRDGFQIEVTTYRSEAYDRTSRKPEVSYGDSIEEDLVRRDFTVNAMALALPERRFIDPHGGLDDLAARVLRTPGTPEDSFSDDPLRMMRAARFAAQLDFEVAPEVVAAMTEMAERIDIVSAERVRDELNKLILSAHPRKGLTLLVDTGLAERVLPELPALRLESDEHHRHKDVYEHTLIVLEQAMALEEDGPDLVLRLAALLHDIGKPRTRRFEDDGRVSFHHHEVVGAKMTKKRMTALKYSNELVKDVSRLVELHLRFHGYGAGEWTDSAVRRYVRDAGPLLDRLHKLTRSDCTTRNRRKAVSLSRAYDGLEERITELGKQEELDAIRPDLDGNQIMGILGVGPGPAVGKAYKHLLELRLENGPMEHDVAVAALKEWWAAQG; from the coding sequence GTGCCGAACGCCAACAAAGACAACCTCGACGTCGCGCCGGTCGCCGACGATCTCGCCCGCCGATTCCAGGAGGCCGGGTTCTCTCTCGCCCTGGTCGGCGGCTCGGTCCGGGACGCGCTGCTCGGCCGGCTCGGCAACGACCTCGACTTCACCACCGACGCCCGCCCCGAGGACGTCCTGAAGATCGTCCGGCCCTGGGCGGACGCGGTGTGGGAGGTCGGGATCGCGTTCGGGACGGTGGGGGCGCAGAGGGACGGCTTCCAGATCGAGGTCACCACGTACCGCTCCGAGGCGTACGACCGCACCTCTCGCAAGCCCGAGGTGTCCTACGGCGACTCCATCGAGGAAGACCTCGTCCGGCGGGACTTCACCGTCAACGCGATGGCGCTCGCGCTCCCCGAGCGGAGGTTCATCGACCCGCACGGCGGCCTCGACGACCTCGCGGCGCGCGTCCTGCGGACCCCCGGCACTCCCGAGGACTCCTTCTCCGACGACCCGCTGCGCATGATGCGGGCCGCGCGGTTCGCCGCCCAGCTCGACTTCGAGGTCGCCCCCGAGGTCGTCGCCGCGATGACGGAGATGGCCGAGCGGATCGACATCGTCTCCGCCGAACGCGTCCGGGACGAGCTGAACAAGCTGATCCTCTCCGCGCACCCCCGCAAGGGCCTCACGCTCCTCGTCGACACTGGGCTCGCCGAGCGCGTCCTGCCCGAGCTGCCCGCGCTGCGGCTGGAGAGCGACGAGCACCACCGGCACAAGGACGTCTACGAGCACACCCTGATCGTCCTGGAGCAGGCGATGGCCCTGGAGGAGGACGGCCCCGACCTCGTCCTGCGCCTCGCGGCCCTGCTCCACGACATCGGCAAGCCCCGCACCCGCCGCTTCGAGGACGATGGCCGCGTCTCCTTCCACCACCACGAGGTGGTCGGCGCGAAGATGACCAAGAAGCGGATGACGGCCCTCAAGTACTCCAACGAGCTGGTGAAGGACGTCTCCCGGCTGGTCGAACTCCACCTGCGCTTCCACGGGTACGGCGCCGGCGAGTGGACCGACTCCGCGGTCCGCCGCTATGTCCGTGACGCCGGTCCGCTCCTCGACCGCCTCCACAAGCTGACCCGCTCCGACTGCACGACCCGTAATCGCCGCAAGGCCGTGAGCCTTTCCCGCGCTTACGACGGGCTGGAGGAGCGCATCACCGAACTCGGCAAGCAGGAGGAGCTGGACGCGATCCGCCCCGACCTCGACGGCAACCAGATCATGGGGATCCTGGGCGTCGGGCCTGGGCCCGCGGTCGGCAAGGCGTACAAGCACCTGCTGGAGCTGCGGCTGGAGAACGGGCCGATGGAGCACGACGTGGCGGTGGCGGCGCTGAAGGAGTGGTGGGCGGCGCAGGGGTGA
- a CDS encoding MFS transporter — protein MSVVSDLRVLLRLGNFRRLLAVRLLSQCADGVYQVALATYVVFSPEKQTSPGAIASAMAVLLLPYSLVGPFAGVLLDRWRRRQVFLYGNLLRAVLASATAVLILVDVPDWLFYASALCVTAVNRFVLAGLSAALPRVVDAERLVIANSLSPTAGTLAATAGGGLAFGVRIAVADSDAAVVLLGAALYLCSALASLRMAVELLGPEQGTVRPRLSAALRGTARGLTAGVRHLAEPKRRGAAWALGSMTLMRFCYGALTVMVLMLCRYAWSSDPDDGLALLGLALGISGAGFFVAALVTPSAAGRLGPVRWIVVCAAAAAVLEPALGLPFAQLPVLVLAFVLGLVTQGAKIATDTIVQSTVDDAYRGRIFSLYDVLFNIAFVGAAGVAALMLPSDGRSSALVITIAVIYAAAAGTMSRFERQ, from the coding sequence ATGTCCGTCGTCAGTGATCTACGTGTCCTGCTGCGCCTCGGGAACTTCCGCCGTCTGCTCGCCGTACGGCTGCTCTCCCAGTGCGCCGACGGCGTCTATCAGGTCGCGCTCGCGACGTACGTCGTCTTCTCGCCGGAGAAACAGACCTCGCCCGGCGCGATCGCCTCCGCGATGGCGGTCCTGCTGCTGCCGTACTCCCTGGTCGGCCCGTTCGCGGGCGTCCTGCTGGACCGCTGGCGGCGCCGGCAGGTCTTCCTGTACGGCAATCTCCTGCGCGCGGTCCTCGCCTCGGCCACGGCTGTGCTGATCCTCGTCGACGTCCCGGACTGGCTCTTCTACGCCTCCGCGCTGTGCGTCACCGCCGTCAACCGGTTCGTCCTCGCGGGGCTGTCCGCCGCGCTGCCCCGGGTGGTGGACGCCGAGCGGCTGGTGATCGCCAACTCCCTCTCCCCGACGGCCGGGACGCTCGCCGCGACGGCGGGCGGCGGGCTCGCGTTCGGCGTCCGGATCGCGGTCGCCGACTCCGACGCGGCGGTGGTGCTGCTGGGGGCGGCGCTGTACCTGTGCTCGGCGCTGGCGTCCCTGCGAATGGCCGTCGAACTGCTCGGCCCCGAACAGGGGACGGTCCGGCCCCGGCTGTCGGCCGCGCTGCGGGGCACCGCGCGCGGTCTCACGGCGGGGGTGCGGCACCTCGCCGAGCCGAAGCGGCGCGGCGCCGCCTGGGCGCTCGGCTCGATGACCCTCATGCGGTTCTGCTACGGCGCCCTGACGGTCATGGTGCTGATGCTCTGCCGCTACGCCTGGTCCTCCGACCCGGACGACGGGCTCGCGCTCCTCGGGCTCGCCCTCGGCATCTCCGGCGCGGGCTTCTTCGTGGCCGCGCTGGTGACTCCGTCGGCGGCGGGGCGGCTCGGTCCCGTCCGCTGGATCGTCGTCTGCGCCGCGGCGGCGGCCGTCCTCGAACCCGCCCTCGGGCTGCCCTTCGCCCAACTCCCGGTCCTGGTCCTGGCGTTCGTCCTCGGGCTCGTCACCCAGGGGGCGAAAATCGCCACCGACACGATCGTCCAGTCCACCGTCGACGACGCCTACCGCGGCCGGATCTTTTCGCTCTACGACGTGCTCTTCAACATCGCCTTCGTCGGCGCGGCCGGGGTCGCGGCGCTGATGCTCCCGTCCGACGGGCGCTCAAGCGCGCTGGTGATAACAATCGCCGTTATCTACGCGGCAGCAGCTGGCACTATGTCCCGCTTTGAACGCCAGTAA
- a CDS encoding inositol-3-phosphate synthase: protein MGSVRVAVVGVGNCAASLVQGVEYYKDADPASKVPGLMHVQFGDYHVKDIEFVAAFDVDAKKVGLDLADAIGASENNTIKICDVPRTGVKVRRGHTLDGLGKYYRETIEESDAEPVDVVKILKKKQVDVLVCYLPVGSEAAAKFYAQCAIDAKVAFVNALPVFIAGTKEWADKFTEAGVPIVGDDIKSQVGATITHRVMAKLFEDRGVVLDRTMQLNVGGNMDFKNMLERERLESKKISKTQAVTSQIPDRELGEKNVHIGPSDYVAWLDDRKWAYVRLEGRAFGDVPLNLEYKLEVWDSPNSAGVIIDALRAAKIAKDRGIGGPILSASSYFMKSPPVQYFDDEARENVEKFIRGDVER from the coding sequence ATGGGTTCGGTTCGCGTAGCCGTCGTCGGTGTGGGCAACTGCGCCGCGTCGCTGGTGCAGGGAGTCGAGTACTACAAGGACGCCGACCCGGCGTCCAAGGTCCCCGGTCTGATGCATGTGCAGTTCGGTGACTACCACGTCAAGGACATCGAGTTCGTCGCCGCGTTCGACGTGGACGCCAAGAAGGTCGGCCTTGACCTGGCCGACGCCATCGGCGCCTCCGAGAACAACACCATCAAGATCTGCGACGTGCCGCGCACCGGTGTGAAGGTCCGGCGTGGCCACACCCTCGACGGTCTCGGCAAGTACTACCGCGAGACCATCGAGGAGTCCGACGCCGAGCCGGTCGACGTCGTCAAGATCCTCAAGAAGAAGCAGGTCGACGTCCTCGTCTGCTACCTCCCCGTCGGTTCCGAGGCGGCGGCGAAGTTCTACGCCCAGTGCGCCATCGACGCCAAGGTCGCCTTCGTCAACGCCCTCCCGGTCTTCATCGCCGGGACGAAGGAGTGGGCGGACAAGTTCACCGAGGCCGGTGTCCCGATCGTCGGCGACGACATCAAGTCGCAGGTCGGCGCCACCATCACGCACCGCGTCATGGCGAAGCTGTTCGAGGACCGGGGCGTCGTCCTGGACCGCACGATGCAGCTGAACGTCGGCGGCAACATGGACTTCAAGAACATGCTGGAGCGGGAGCGCCTGGAGTCCAAGAAGATCTCCAAGACGCAGGCCGTCACCTCGCAGATCCCCGACCGGGAGCTGGGCGAGAAGAACGTCCACATCGGCCCCTCCGACTACGTCGCCTGGCTCGACGACCGCAAGTGGGCCTATGTCCGCCTGGAGGGCCGCGCGTTCGGCGACGTTCCGCTGAACCTGGAGTACAAGCTGGAGGTCTGGGACTCCCCGAACTCCGCCGGTGTCATCATCGACGCCCTGCGCGCCGCGAAGATCGCCAAGGACCGCGGCATCGGCGGCCCGATCCTCTCCGCGTCCTCGTACTTCATGAAGTCCCCGCCGGTCCAGTACTTCGACGACGAGGCCCGCGAGAACGTCGAGAAGTTCATCCGCGGCGACGTCGAGCGCTAG
- a CDS encoding PadR family transcriptional regulator, with translation MSRRSGILEFAVLGLLRESPMHGYELRKRLNTSLGVFRAFSYGTLYPCLKTLVANGWLIEEAGSNPEEALAAPLTGRRAKIVYRLTAEGKEHFEELLSQTGPDAYEDEHFAARFAFFGQTSRDVRMRVLEGRRSRLEERLEKMRASLARTRERLDDYTLELQRHGMESVEREVRWLNELIESERAGRDLKGPAHGDPARDTTEGAPGVLPRPGETPGPDTPGDTTK, from the coding sequence GTGAGCCGACGGTCCGGAATCCTGGAGTTCGCCGTCCTCGGCCTGCTCCGCGAGTCCCCGATGCACGGCTATGAGCTGCGCAAACGACTCAACACCTCGCTGGGCGTGTTCCGGGCCTTCAGCTACGGCACGCTCTACCCCTGCCTCAAGACGCTGGTCGCGAACGGCTGGTTGATCGAAGAGGCGGGGAGCAACCCCGAGGAAGCCCTGGCCGCCCCGCTCACGGGACGGCGCGCCAAGATCGTCTACAGGTTGACGGCGGAGGGCAAGGAACACTTCGAGGAACTCCTCTCCCAGACCGGGCCCGACGCCTACGAGGACGAGCACTTCGCGGCTCGCTTCGCGTTCTTCGGGCAGACCTCCCGCGATGTGCGCATGCGCGTGCTGGAAGGCCGGCGCAGTCGCCTGGAGGAACGGCTGGAGAAGATGCGCGCCTCGCTCGCGCGCACCAGGGAGCGCCTTGACGACTACACGCTCGAACTCCAGCGCCACGGGATGGAGTCCGTGGAACGCGAAGTGCGCTGGCTGAACGAGCTGATCGAGAGCGAGCGGGCGGGCCGGGACCTCAAGGGTCCCGCCCATGGAGACCCCGCTCGTGACACCACAGAGGGAGCGCCGGGCGTCCTGCCCCGGCCCGGGGAGACTCCCGGTCCGGATACGCCCGGCGACACCACCAAGTGA